The DNA sequence ACATGATTTCTCCATGCCAATGGGTCGGGTGTTGGCGCATGAACTCTACGACCTTGGCGGTCGGCTGGTGAGTGGCAGCAGCTTGGTGCCGGTGGGAGAAAGACTGCGCTTGTCGCTGCCCTCCTCGTCGGGTGCCTATGTGCTTCGTCTTCGCTTGGAGGAAGGCTTTGCGGTGGTCCGGATCATCCACCAGGCATGGTGAAAGCCGTGTTCGGAAGTTGTGCATAAAGCAAGTCCTCACGATTTGGCCCAGGGTGACGCGCACGGATACATTGGCATCACCAACGTTCATTGAGGTCTGGCCGCAAGGCCACACGATCACGGATCACAAGGAGGGCGGAAACGGCGCGGCGGCATCGCAAGATGCATCCAACCTGGTAAGAGGTCATGCGCAACGGACCACCCGGCCATGCCAGCCATGCGCCACCTTGCCGTGTATCAGCGAGGGATGTGTGACCTTCGGGTGACACAAGTACCAAGGGCCGGGATGGACATGGTCATGCGCACAAGGCCAAGGCCGAGTACGCATGGGAGCGGGGATCGCCGACAAGGTGGTCCCCGCTTCGCATTCATGCCCACCGCATTTGCCATCGCCCCCGATCCATATCATGGCGGCATGTGGGACCGTCAATGGATACCCCTTGCACCAAGCGGACGGGTGACATGGATGGCGCGACGATCACCTGCGCTTGACACGGAGGAAAGCCTGCGTACACGTTGGCCCATTGGAACATCCGATCGTGGATAAGTGCACCATGCCGTCTCCCGGCCACCGCATCGCACGCGGATACTTTTGGTCATCACCGTTCATTGAGAGGATGAAGAAGAAAGACCGGAAGATCTTCGTACTGGATACCTCCGTGATCCTGTACGACCATTCGGCCATCGAAAGCTTCGAGGAGCACGACGTGGCCATCCCCATCCAAGTATTGGAGGAACTCGACACATTCAAGAAAGGGAACGACACGATCAACTACGAGGCGCGGGAGTTCATCCGCCACCTCGACGACATCGCGAAAAGGGACGTCCTCACGGACTGGATCCCGCTGAACGGCTCCTCGAAGGGGAAGTTCAAGGTGGTGGCCAAGCACGACCTCAATGGCGTGGACGCCACCAAGGTGTTCGATGATGGCAAGAACGACCATCAGATCCTGAACGCCACGCTTACCCTGCAGCGCCAGAACAAGGACCGCAAGGTGGTGCTGGTGAGCAAGGACATCGCCCTGCGCCTGAAGGCCAAGAGCCTCAATATCGTGGCGGAGGACTACCTCACGGGCAAGGTGCGCGATGTGCGGGAGAAGCTCTACACCGGCCGCACCGTGGTGGAGGACATGGACGAAGGGATGATCGACACGCTCTTCGCGAATGACCGGCTTCCAGTTGAGGACCTCGGTTTGAAGAAACCTTCAGGCAACCACTTCTTCATCCTGAAGCACAAGAAGAAAAGCATTCTGGCCAAGTTCGATCCGCGCACGGGCCAGGTGGAACGCGTGGAGAAGCAGAGCATCTTCGGCATCGGCCCGCGCAACGCGGAGCAGGCGCTGGCCATGAGCGCGCTGATGGACCCGGAGATCAAGCTTGTGACCTTGCAAGGCACCGCGGGCACGGGCAAAACGCTGCTGGCCCTGGCCTGTGCCCTGGAGCAGCGGCGCAACTACCGGCAGATCTATGTGACGCGGCCGGTGGTACCCCTCAGCAACAAGGACATCGGCTACCTCCCCGGGGACATCCAGAGCAAGCTGGACCCCTATATGCAGCCGCTGTGGGACAACCTGAAGCTGATCAAGGGGCAGTTCGAGAAGCACGACAGCACGCCCAAGCGCATCGATGAGATGCTCGAGAACGAGAAGATCGCCATCGCGCCGCTCGCCTACATCCGTGGCCGCAGCCTGAGCAACATCTTCTTCATCGTGGATGAAGCGCAGAACCTCACACCGCTGGAGATCAAGACCGTGATCAGCCGTGCGGGCGAAGGCACCAAGATCGTCTTCACCGGAGATGTGCACCAGATCGACACGCCCTTCCTCGATACCGAGAGCAACGGGTTGAGCTACCTGATCGACAAGGCCAAGGGCGATCCGCTCTTCGCGCACATCACTTTGGAGAAAGGCGAGCGCAGCCCGCTGGCCAATCTGGCCAACGACCTGCTCTGATCACAGGCCATTTCCTGATGACGATCCCCGTGCATGTCACGGGGATCGTCGTTCCCACCAGTCGCGAAAGGAGAAGCCCGCTGTGCAGCGGGCTTCATTCCTTGGCTTGAAGTGCTTCAGAAGAGCTCCTTCACCTCGATGAACTGGAAGTCGATGTTGAAGAAGCTTTCGTAATCCTTGCCGGTCTCGGCCATCTCCTCGTCGCCCGTCTCATAGTGCCAGTTCACCTGCACGCGCTGCCCGCGTTCGCTTACCGCGTCGAGC is a window from the Flavobacteriales bacterium genome containing:
- a CDS encoding PhoH family protein, with product MKKKDRKIFVLDTSVILYDHSAIESFEEHDVAIPIQVLEELDTFKKGNDTINYEAREFIRHLDDIAKRDVLTDWIPLNGSSKGKFKVVAKHDLNGVDATKVFDDGKNDHQILNATLTLQRQNKDRKVVLVSKDIALRLKAKSLNIVAEDYLTGKVRDVREKLYTGRTVVEDMDEGMIDTLFANDRLPVEDLGLKKPSGNHFFILKHKKKSILAKFDPRTGQVERVEKQSIFGIGPRNAEQALAMSALMDPEIKLVTLQGTAGTGKTLLALACALEQRRNYRQIYVTRPVVPLSNKDIGYLPGDIQSKLDPYMQPLWDNLKLIKGQFEKHDSTPKRIDEMLENEKIAIAPLAYIRGRSLSNIFFIVDEAQNLTPLEIKTVISRAGEGTKIVFTGDVHQIDTPFLDTESNGLSYLIDKAKGDPLFAHITLEKGERSPLANLANDLL